The following coding sequences lie in one Streptomyces venezuelae genomic window:
- a CDS encoding helix-turn-helix domain-containing protein translates to MSAPSAALQRLRLRTELRKARTAARLTQRQVAAKMEWSPSKLIRIEAGEVGISVNDLRPLLDAYGIRDRRKIEELLDLARGSRKMPYAEYRDLYSKEFLQFLALESSASIVRAYNSLQLPGPLQTEEYGRAIMKAYDKGADDEVIERAIEVRLSRQDMLTSGDREVFYILDEAVVRRQVGGRGVMRAQLERLAELAALPKFTIQILPFSVGAHPGIQGPFTLFEFEADEMPDSLYLENPRGDSFSTNAPEESGRYLERFWELEDLAVKERTVDILKALAVRAEEGADDLEKLLAPVEAA, encoded by the coding sequence ATGAGCGCGCCAAGTGCGGCACTTCAGCGGCTGCGGCTGCGCACCGAGCTCCGAAAGGCGCGGACCGCCGCGCGTCTCACTCAGCGGCAGGTCGCCGCGAAAATGGAGTGGAGCCCCTCCAAGCTGATCCGGATCGAGGCCGGCGAGGTCGGCATCTCGGTCAACGACCTGCGCCCCCTGCTGGATGCGTACGGGATCCGGGACCGCCGCAAGATCGAGGAACTGCTCGATCTCGCGCGGGGCAGCCGCAAGATGCCGTACGCCGAGTACCGCGACCTGTACAGCAAAGAGTTCCTGCAGTTCCTCGCCCTGGAGTCGTCGGCGTCGATCGTCCGCGCGTACAACTCCCTGCAGCTGCCCGGTCCTCTGCAGACCGAGGAGTACGGCCGCGCCATCATGAAGGCGTACGACAAGGGGGCCGACGACGAGGTGATCGAGCGGGCCATCGAGGTGCGGCTCTCCCGCCAGGACATGCTGACGTCGGGCGACCGTGAGGTGTTCTACATCCTCGACGAGGCGGTCGTGCGTCGCCAGGTCGGCGGACGCGGCGTCATGCGCGCCCAGTTGGAGCGGCTCGCCGAGCTGGCGGCCCTGCCGAAGTTCACCATCCAGATCCTGCCGTTCAGCGTCGGCGCGCACCCCGGGATCCAGGGACCCTTCACACTCTTCGAGTTCGAGGCGGACGAGATGCCGGACTCGCTCTATCTGGAGAACCCGCGCGGCGATTCGTTCAGTACCAACGCGCCGGAGGAGAGCGGGCGTTACCTGGAGAGGTTCTGGGAGCTGGAGGACCTGGCCGTCAAGGAGCGCACGGTGGACATCCTCAAGGCCCTGGCGGTCAGGGCCGAAGAGGGGGCGGACGATCTGGAGAAGCTCCTGGCGCCCGTCGAAGCGGCCTGA
- a CDS encoding MmcQ/YjbR family DNA-binding protein: MTPEALRAFCLSFNGAVEDFPFTPETSVFKVGGKMFALTALDGRPLTVNLKCEPDIADRLRAAHPEIVPGWHMNKRHWNTVTVDGGLPDRQVRELVEDSYDLVVAKLPRAERLRLDRP; this comes from the coding sequence GTGACGCCGGAGGCCCTGCGCGCGTTCTGCCTCTCCTTCAACGGCGCGGTGGAGGACTTCCCCTTCACTCCGGAGACGTCGGTCTTCAAGGTGGGCGGGAAGATGTTCGCGCTCACGGCCCTCGACGGGCGCCCGCTCACGGTCAATCTGAAGTGCGAGCCGGACATCGCCGACCGGCTGCGGGCGGCGCACCCGGAGATCGTCCCGGGCTGGCACATGAACAAACGCCACTGGAACACGGTGACCGTCGACGGCGGCCTGCCCGACCGGCAGGTCCGGGAGCTCGTCGAGGACTCGTACGACTTGGTGGTGGCGAAACTGCCCCGGGCGGAGCGCCTGCGGCTCGACCGCCCCTGA
- a CDS encoding hemolysin family protein, with translation MNPQLIAGAVALVVVAWLAACAEAGIARVSSFRADEAVRSGRRGSAKLAQVAADPTRYLNVALLVRVACEMAAAALVTYACLQEFDETWHALAVAIGVMVLVSYVAVGVSPRTIGRQHPLNTATAASYVLLPLARIMGPIPPLLILIGNALTPGKGFRRGPFASEAELRAMVDLAEKESLIEDEERRMVHSVFELGDTLVREVMVPRTDLVAIERFKTIRQALTLALRSGFSRIPVTGESEDDIVGMVYLKDLARKTHINRDSESDLVSTAMRPATFVPDTKNAGDLLREMQQERNHVAVVIDEYGGTAGIVTIEDILEEIVGEITDEYDRELPPVEELADGCYRVTARLDIGDLGELFGVDEFDDEDVETVGGLLAKQLGRVPIAGASATVPLPDARELRLTAESAAGRRNRIMTVLVEPVTEDAGAHAEPDAEKAGESG, from the coding sequence ATGAATCCTCAGCTGATCGCCGGCGCGGTCGCCCTGGTCGTCGTGGCCTGGCTCGCGGCCTGCGCCGAGGCGGGCATCGCCCGTGTCTCCAGCTTCCGCGCGGACGAGGCGGTCCGCTCCGGGCGGCGCGGCAGCGCGAAGCTCGCGCAGGTCGCCGCCGACCCGACGCGGTACCTCAACGTGGCGCTGCTCGTGCGCGTGGCGTGCGAGATGGCCGCCGCCGCCCTGGTGACGTACGCCTGCCTCCAGGAGTTCGATGAGACCTGGCACGCCCTCGCGGTCGCCATCGGCGTGATGGTCCTGGTCAGCTACGTCGCGGTGGGCGTCTCCCCGCGCACGATCGGCCGCCAGCACCCGCTGAACACGGCGACCGCCGCGTCCTACGTCCTGCTGCCGCTCGCCAGGATCATGGGTCCGATCCCGCCGCTCCTGATCCTCATCGGCAACGCGCTCACGCCCGGTAAGGGATTCCGGCGTGGCCCGTTCGCCTCCGAGGCCGAGCTGCGCGCCATGGTGGACCTCGCCGAGAAGGAGTCGCTGATCGAGGACGAGGAGCGGCGCATGGTCCACTCCGTCTTCGAGCTCGGCGACACCCTCGTACGGGAGGTCATGGTCCCGCGCACGGACCTGGTCGCCATCGAACGGTTCAAGACGATCCGCCAGGCCCTGACCCTCGCGCTGCGCTCCGGCTTCTCGCGCATACCGGTGACGGGTGAGAGCGAGGACGACATCGTCGGCATGGTGTACCTGAAGGACCTGGCCCGCAAGACGCACATCAACCGCGACAGCGAGTCCGACCTGGTGTCGACGGCGATGCGCCCGGCCACCTTCGTCCCGGACACGAAGAACGCGGGCGACCTGCTGCGCGAGATGCAGCAGGAGCGCAACCACGTGGCCGTGGTCATCGACGAGTACGGCGGCACGGCCGGCATCGTCACCATCGAGGACATCCTCGAGGAGATCGTCGGCGAGATCACCGACGAGTACGACCGCGAGCTGCCGCCCGTCGAGGAGCTGGCCGACGGCTGTTACCGCGTGACGGCCCGCCTCGACATCGGCGACCTCGGGGAGCTCTTCGGGGTTGACGAGTTCGACGACGAGGACGTGGAGACCGTCGGCGGTCTCCTCGCCAAGCAGCTGGGCCGCGTCCCGATCGCCGGGGCGTCCGCGACCGTGCCGCTGCCGGACGCGCGCGAGCTGAGGCTCACCGCGGAGTCCGCGGCGGGCCGCCGCAACCGCATCATGACGGTGCTCGTGGAGCCCGTGACGGAGGACGCCGGCGCCCACGCCGAGCCGGACGCGGAGAAGGCGGGCGAGTCGGGGTGA
- the ybeY gene encoding rRNA maturation RNase YbeY — MSIDVNNESGTEVDEQAILDIARYALARMRIHPLSELSVIVVDTDAMEQLHIQWMDLPGPTDVMSFPMDELRPPMKDDDEPPQGLLGDIVLCPEVATKQGKDAPTEHSMDEELQLLTVHGVLHLLGYDHEEPDEKAEMFGLQAAIVDGWRAEKGLTGPSPAPTVS, encoded by the coding sequence ATGTCGATCGACGTCAACAACGAGTCCGGAACCGAGGTCGACGAGCAGGCGATCCTCGACATCGCCCGCTACGCCCTCGCGCGGATGCGCATCCACCCGCTCTCCGAGCTCTCGGTGATCGTCGTGGACACCGACGCCATGGAGCAGCTGCACATCCAGTGGATGGACCTGCCGGGGCCCACGGACGTCATGTCCTTCCCCATGGACGAGCTGCGCCCGCCCATGAAGGACGACGACGAGCCCCCGCAGGGCCTCCTCGGCGACATCGTGCTCTGCCCCGAGGTCGCCACCAAGCAGGGCAAGGACGCCCCCACGGAGCACTCCATGGACGAGGAGCTCCAGCTCCTCACCGTCCACGGCGTCCTGCACCTGCTCGGGTACGACCACGAGGAGCCCGACGAGAAGGCCGAGATGTTCGGCCTGCAGGCCGCGATCGTCGACGGCTGGCGCGCCGAGAAGGGCCTGACCGGCCCGTCCCCGGCGCCCACGGTCTCGTAG
- a CDS encoding PhoH family protein, translating to MTQTPTTHTDAQDRARAHFTVPANHPMVTVLGSGDALLRVIEKAFPAADIHVRGNEISAVGSAPEVALIQRLFDQMMLVLRTGQPMTEDAVERSIAMLRADENGNGAEETPAEVLTQNILSSRGRTIRPKTLNQKRYVDAIDKHTIVFGIGPAGTGKTYLAMAKAVQALQSKQVNRIILTRPAVEAGERLGFLPGTLYEKIDPYLRPLYDALHDMLDPDSIPRLMAAGTIEVAPLAYMRGRTLNDAFIILDEAQNTSAEQMKMFLTRLGFDSKIVITGDITQVDLPGGTKSGLREVQRILDGVEDIHFSRLTSNDVVRHKLVGRIVDAYEQHDSRHNGK from the coding sequence ATGACTCAGACACCCACGACTCACACCGACGCGCAGGACCGGGCCCGAGCCCACTTCACCGTCCCGGCGAACCACCCGATGGTGACGGTTCTCGGCTCCGGCGACGCCCTGCTGCGGGTGATCGAGAAGGCCTTCCCGGCGGCCGACATCCACGTCCGGGGCAATGAGATCAGCGCCGTGGGCAGCGCCCCCGAAGTCGCACTCATCCAGCGCTTGTTCGACCAGATGATGCTGGTGCTCCGCACCGGTCAGCCGATGACGGAGGACGCAGTGGAACGCTCGATCGCCATGCTCAGGGCGGACGAGAACGGCAACGGCGCGGAGGAGACCCCCGCCGAGGTCCTCACGCAGAACATCCTCTCGTCCCGCGGCCGCACCATCCGCCCCAAGACCCTCAACCAGAAGCGGTACGTCGACGCGATCGACAAGCACACCATCGTCTTCGGGATCGGGCCCGCGGGCACCGGCAAGACCTACCTCGCCATGGCCAAGGCCGTGCAGGCCCTGCAGTCCAAGCAGGTCAACCGCATCATCCTGACGCGCCCCGCGGTCGAGGCGGGCGAGCGGCTCGGCTTCCTGCCGGGCACGCTGTACGAGAAGATCGACCCGTACCTGCGCCCGCTGTACGACGCGCTGCACGACATGCTCGACCCCGACTCCATCCCGCGCCTCATGGCCGCGGGCACCATCGAGGTCGCCCCCCTCGCGTACATGCGCGGCCGGACGCTGAACGACGCGTTCATCATCCTCGACGAGGCGCAGAACACCAGCGCCGAGCAGATGAAGATGTTCCTGACCCGCCTCGGCTTCGACTCGAAGATCGTCATCACCGGTGACATCACCCAGGTCGACCTGCCCGGCGGCACGAAGAGCGGCCTGCGCGAGGTGCAGCGGATCCTCGACGGCGTCGAGGACATCCACTTCTCGCGGCTCACGTCCAACGACGTGGTCCGGCACAAGCTGGTCGGCCGTATCGTCGATGCGTACGAACAGCACGACAGCCGCCACAACGGGAAGTAG
- a CDS encoding carbohydrate kinase family protein — protein sequence MVVPVQPTVDPLKAARRAGDPDCDVYLTGTVFLDIIFTGLDSAPVRGTESWARGMGSSPGGVANMATALARLGLHTSLAAAFGDDHYGEYCWDALEQGEGIDLTPSRTVPGWHSPVTVSMAYEGERTMVSHGHEPPPDADAPDGGAPSCPPRARAAVASLTPGTRAPWIAQAARSGTRIFADVGWDDTGRWDLAGLADLEHCEAFLPNAEEAMRYTRTSCPRAAAHALTEHVPLAVVTLGAEGAYAVDGRTGETAEVPAIEVEALDPTGAGDVFVAGFVTGTLAEWPLADRLAFAGLTAALSVQEFGGSLSAPGWAEVGAWWRRVREFDDQDPLALRRYAFLQSLLPAAARPWPLRRAVPTIGFRSA from the coding sequence ATGGTCGTACCCGTACAGCCCACCGTCGACCCGCTGAAAGCGGCCCGCAGAGCCGGGGATCCGGACTGCGACGTCTACCTCACCGGCACGGTCTTCCTCGACATCATCTTCACCGGCCTCGACTCGGCGCCCGTGCGCGGAACCGAGTCCTGGGCCCGCGGCATGGGATCGAGCCCCGGGGGCGTCGCCAACATGGCGACCGCCCTCGCCCGGCTCGGCCTGCATACCTCGCTGGCCGCGGCCTTCGGGGACGACCATTACGGCGAGTACTGCTGGGACGCCCTCGAACAGGGGGAGGGCATCGACCTCACCCCGTCACGGACCGTCCCCGGCTGGCACTCCCCGGTGACCGTCTCCATGGCGTACGAGGGCGAACGCACCATGGTGAGCCACGGCCACGAGCCGCCCCCGGACGCCGACGCCCCCGACGGAGGCGCCCCGTCCTGCCCGCCCCGCGCGCGTGCCGCCGTCGCCTCCCTGACCCCCGGCACCCGCGCCCCCTGGATCGCCCAGGCCGCCCGCAGCGGCACCCGGATCTTCGCCGACGTCGGCTGGGACGACACCGGCCGCTGGGACCTCGCGGGCCTCGCCGACCTGGAGCACTGCGAGGCGTTCCTGCCCAACGCGGAAGAGGCGATGCGCTACACCCGCACCTCCTGCCCCCGCGCGGCCGCCCACGCCCTCACCGAGCACGTGCCGCTCGCCGTGGTGACCCTCGGCGCCGAGGGCGCGTACGCCGTGGACGGGCGGACCGGCGAGACGGCGGAGGTCCCCGCCATCGAGGTCGAGGCGCTCGACCCCACCGGCGCCGGCGACGTCTTCGTCGCCGGGTTCGTCACCGGCACCCTCGCCGAGTGGCCCCTCGCGGACCGGCTCGCCTTCGCGGGCCTCACGGCGGCGCTCTCCGTCCAGGAGTTCGGCGGCTCCCTGTCGGCGCCGGGCTGGGCGGAGGTCGGCGCGTGGTGGCGCCGGGTCCGCGAATTCGACGACCAGGACCCCCTGGCCCTGCGGCGCTACGCCTTCCTGCAGTCCCTCCTGCCCGCCGCGGCCCGCCCGTGGCCGCTCCGCAGGGCCGTGCCGACGATCGGATTCCGGTCGGCGTAG
- a CDS encoding glucarate dehydratase family protein — protein MYGQSLVIADVRLTPVLVADPPLLNTQGVHQPYTPRLIIEVVTAGGVTGIGETYGDSKYLELARPLAGRLVGHDVSDLNGLFTLADDVAVDAARVDDSVDVGGLRGVQTADKLRLSVVSGFEVACLDALGKALGLPVHALLGGKVRDAVEYSAYLFYKWAEHPAGVVSEQDEGWGAALDPAGIVAQARLFTDRYGFTSFKLKGGVFPPDEEIAAIRALAEAFPGLPLRLDPNGAWSVETSLKVAAELGDVLEYLEDPALGTPAMARVAAGTRVPLATNMCVTTFEEIPEAFAKGAVQVVLSDHHYWGGLRRTRELAAVCRTFGVSVSMHSNTHLGISLAAMTHVAATVQGLEHACDSHYPWQAEDVLTSRLRFTGGKVAVTDAPGLGVELDRDRLAALHARWLDDDFRAFRERDDAAAMRAADPDWTTPAVPRW, from the coding sequence ATGTATGGACAGAGTCTCGTCATCGCGGATGTCCGTCTCACCCCCGTCCTCGTCGCCGACCCCCCGCTGCTCAACACGCAGGGCGTCCATCAGCCCTACACGCCCCGTCTGATCATCGAGGTGGTCACCGCAGGTGGGGTGACGGGCATAGGGGAGACGTACGGGGACTCGAAGTACCTCGAGCTCGCCCGGCCGCTGGCCGGGCGGCTCGTCGGGCACGACGTGTCCGATCTCAACGGGCTGTTCACACTCGCGGACGACGTGGCCGTGGACGCCGCGCGGGTCGACGACTCCGTGGACGTCGGCGGTCTGCGCGGCGTGCAGACCGCCGACAAGCTGCGGCTCTCCGTCGTCTCCGGGTTTGAGGTCGCCTGCCTCGATGCCCTCGGCAAGGCGCTCGGGCTGCCCGTGCACGCGCTGCTCGGCGGCAAGGTGCGCGACGCCGTGGAGTACAGCGCGTACCTGTTCTACAAGTGGGCCGAGCACCCGGCCGGCGTCGTGAGCGAGCAGGACGAGGGGTGGGGTGCCGCGCTCGACCCGGCCGGGATCGTCGCGCAGGCCCGCCTGTTCACCGATCGGTACGGCTTCACCTCGTTCAAGCTCAAGGGTGGCGTCTTCCCGCCCGACGAGGAGATCGCCGCGATCCGCGCCCTCGCCGAGGCGTTCCCCGGCCTGCCGCTGCGGCTCGACCCCAACGGAGCCTGGTCCGTGGAGACGTCCCTGAAGGTCGCCGCCGAGCTCGGCGACGTACTCGAATACCTGGAGGACCCGGCGCTCGGCACGCCCGCCATGGCGCGGGTCGCCGCGGGCACGCGCGTGCCGCTCGCCACGAACATGTGCGTGACGACCTTCGAGGAGATACCGGAGGCCTTCGCGAAGGGCGCCGTGCAGGTCGTGCTCTCCGACCACCACTACTGGGGCGGACTGCGCCGGACCCGTGAACTGGCCGCCGTCTGCCGCACGTTCGGCGTCAGCGTGTCCATGCACTCCAATACACACCTGGGCATCAGCCTCGCCGCGATGACCCACGTGGCGGCAACCGTCCAAGGCCTTGAGCACGCCTGCGACTCGCACTACCCGTGGCAGGCCGAGGACGTCCTGACCTCCCGGCTCCGGTTCACCGGCGGCAAGGTCGCCGTCACCGACGCCCCGGGCCTCGGCGTCGAACTCGACAGGGACAGGCTGGCCGCCCTGCACGCCCGCTGGCTCGACGACGACTTCCGCGCGTTCAGGGAGCGCGACGACGCGGCGGCGATGCGGGCGGCCGACCCGGACTGGACGACTCCGGCCGTGCCGCGCTGGTAG
- a CDS encoding macrolide family glycosyltransferase, with protein sequence MPHRLSRRPAHIAMVGVPMVSHVLPGLEVIRELVARGHRVTYANDPATAELIEPTGAELVAYESTLPFRDNIWPDDPIEASALFLDDAMAVLPQLHAAYDDDPADLYLYDIGAYVARALAEAQVRPLVQLSPTFVAWGSYQEDVGAHLAQLPGADALEARFKEWLAGCGATTPDVAEFSGVPPRALATIPRAMQPHADTVDPTRVDFVGPCLGDRAARESWTRPSYAEKVLLVSLGSAYTVQPEFYRQCVAAFGDLPGWHVVLQIGRHVDPEELGDELPGNIEVRSWVPQLAVLAQADAFVTHAGMGSSGEGLHAGVPMIAVPQGAEQPMNADRLVELGVARRVDTPEATGEVLRAALLELTSDPEVARRCAELRAQVRAEGGAVRAADLIEAEL encoded by the coding sequence ATGCCTCATCGACTCTCCCGCCGCCCTGCCCACATCGCCATGGTCGGCGTCCCGATGGTCAGCCACGTGCTGCCCGGACTCGAAGTCATCCGTGAACTGGTGGCGCGCGGCCACCGCGTGACGTACGCCAACGACCCCGCGACCGCCGAACTCATCGAGCCCACCGGCGCCGAACTCGTCGCGTACGAGTCCACGCTCCCGTTCCGCGACAACATCTGGCCCGACGACCCGATCGAGGCCAGTGCGCTCTTCCTCGACGACGCGATGGCGGTGCTCCCGCAGCTCCACGCGGCGTACGACGACGACCCCGCGGACCTCTATCTGTACGACATCGGCGCGTACGTCGCCCGTGCGCTCGCCGAGGCGCAGGTGCGGCCGCTCGTGCAGCTGTCGCCCACCTTCGTGGCGTGGGGCAGCTATCAGGAGGATGTCGGCGCGCACCTCGCGCAACTGCCGGGCGCCGACGCCCTGGAGGCCCGCTTCAAGGAGTGGCTCGCCGGGTGCGGCGCCACCACGCCGGACGTCGCGGAGTTCTCCGGGGTGCCGCCGCGCGCCCTCGCCACCATTCCGCGGGCCATGCAGCCGCACGCCGACACCGTCGACCCGACGCGGGTCGACTTCGTCGGGCCCTGCCTCGGCGACCGCGCCGCGCGGGAGAGCTGGACGCGGCCCTCATACGCCGAGAAGGTGCTGCTGGTGTCGCTCGGCTCGGCGTACACCGTGCAGCCGGAGTTCTACCGGCAGTGCGTGGCCGCCTTCGGGGATCTGCCGGGGTGGCACGTCGTGCTGCAGATCGGCAGGCACGTGGATCCCGAAGAGCTGGGCGACGAACTTCCCGGCAACATCGAAGTCCGGTCCTGGGTACCGCAGTTGGCCGTCCTTGCGCAGGCCGACGCCTTCGTCACGCACGCCGGGATGGGCAGCAGCGGCGAGGGCCTGCATGCCGGTGTGCCGATGATCGCCGTGCCGCAGGGCGCGGAGCAGCCGATGAACGCGGACCGGCTCGTGGAGCTCGGTGTCGCGCGGCGCGTGGACACGCCGGAGGCGACCGGGGAGGTGCTGCGGGCCGCGCTGCTCGAACTGACCTCGGACCCCGAGGTCGCGCGCAGGTGCGCGGAGTTGCGGGCGCAGGTCCGTGCCGAGGGCGGTGCGGTGCGCGCCGCCGACCTGATCGAGGCGGAGCTGTAG
- a CDS encoding adenosine deaminase: MPIPKAELHLHIEGTLEPELAFALAARNGVELPYADTEELRKAYLFDDLQTFLNLYYRLMAVLRTEADFEELADAYLARAAAQGVRHAEIFFDPQAHTARGVPIGTVVEGLARALDRSEERHGVSTRLIMCFLRDQSAESAMETLEAAEPYLHRIIGIGLDSAEVGHPPAKFKEVYEAAAARGLRLVAHAGEEGPPAYITEALDVLRVERIDHGLRCVEDPELVERLVRDRVPLTLCPLSNVRLRTIDVLEDHPLPRMLDAGLMCTVNSDDPAYFGGYADDNFHAVREALGLDRERLRTLARNSFLASFLDRDAADEALRAKYLAEVDAYSFD, encoded by the coding sequence ATGCCGATCCCCAAGGCCGAACTCCACCTCCACATCGAAGGCACCCTCGAACCCGAGCTCGCCTTCGCCCTCGCCGCACGCAACGGCGTGGAACTCCCGTACGCCGACACCGAAGAGCTCCGCAAGGCCTACCTCTTCGACGACCTCCAGACCTTCCTCAACCTCTACTACCGGCTCATGGCCGTGCTGCGCACCGAGGCCGACTTCGAGGAGCTCGCGGACGCCTACCTCGCCCGCGCCGCCGCACAGGGCGTCCGGCACGCGGAGATCTTCTTCGACCCGCAGGCCCACACCGCGCGCGGCGTCCCCATCGGCACCGTCGTCGAAGGCCTCGCCCGCGCCCTGGACCGCAGCGAGGAGCGGCACGGCGTCTCCACGCGCCTGATCATGTGCTTCCTGCGCGATCAGTCCGCCGAGTCCGCGATGGAGACGCTGGAGGCCGCCGAGCCGTACCTCCACCGCATCATCGGCATCGGCCTGGACTCCGCCGAGGTCGGCCACCCGCCGGCCAAGTTCAAGGAGGTGTACGAGGCCGCCGCCGCCCGCGGCCTGCGGCTCGTCGCCCACGCGGGCGAGGAGGGGCCGCCCGCGTACATCACGGAGGCCCTGGACGTCCTGCGCGTCGAGCGCATCGACCACGGGCTGCGCTGCGTTGAGGACCCGGAACTGGTGGAGCGCCTGGTCCGCGACCGCGTCCCGCTCACGCTCTGCCCGCTCTCGAACGTCCGGCTGCGCACCATCGACGTCCTGGAGGACCACCCGCTGCCGCGGATGCTGGACGCGGGCCTCATGTGCACGGTCAACTCCGACGACCCGGCCTACTTCGGCGGGTACGCGGACGACAACTTCCACGCCGTCCGCGAGGCCCTGGGTCTCGACCGGGAGCGGCTGCGCACGCTCGCCCGCAACTCCTTCCTGGCGAGCTTCCTCGACCGGGACGCGGCGGACGAGGCGCTGCGGGCGAAGTACCTCGCCGAGGTCGACGCTTATTCGTTCGACTGA
- a CDS encoding ribonuclease Z has product MSARELVVLGTASQVPTRHRNHNGYVLLWDGQGIMFDPGEGTQRQMLRAGVAAHDLHRICVTHFHGDHSLGLAGVIQRINLDRVPHPVTAHYPASGQRFFDRLRYATAYRETVSLTEAPVAADGPLDVTPAYTLDAMKLSHPVESYGYRLTEPDGRRMLPELLAGHGISGPDVGRLQKEGSLRGVALEEVSEVRRGQRFAFVMDTRLCDGVHALAEGCDMLVIESTFLDEDEKLAVDHGHLTAGQAARVAVEAGVRHLVLTHFSQRYPDPSLYEQQARAAGYDGELTVARDLLRVPLPKRT; this is encoded by the coding sequence TTGTCCGCACGTGAACTGGTGGTGCTCGGCACCGCCAGCCAGGTCCCCACCCGGCACCGCAACCACAACGGCTACGTCCTGCTCTGGGACGGCCAGGGAATCATGTTCGACCCCGGCGAGGGCACGCAGCGCCAGATGCTGCGCGCCGGGGTCGCCGCCCACGACCTGCACCGGATCTGCGTCACGCACTTCCACGGCGACCACTCCCTGGGCCTGGCCGGGGTGATCCAGCGCATCAACCTCGACCGGGTCCCGCACCCCGTCACCGCCCACTACCCGGCGTCGGGGCAGCGGTTCTTCGACCGGCTGCGGTACGCGACGGCCTACCGGGAGACCGTCTCGCTCACCGAGGCGCCGGTCGCCGCGGACGGCCCTCTGGACGTCACGCCCGCGTATACCCTCGACGCGATGAAGCTCTCCCACCCGGTCGAGTCGTACGGCTACCGGCTCACCGAGCCCGACGGGCGCCGCATGCTGCCCGAGCTCCTCGCCGGGCACGGGATCAGCGGGCCCGACGTGGGTCGCCTCCAGAAGGAGGGCAGCCTGCGCGGAGTGGCCCTCGAAGAGGTCAGCGAGGTGCGGCGCGGACAGCGCTTCGCCTTCGTGATGGACACCCGGCTCTGCGACGGCGTGCACGCCCTCGCCGAAGGCTGCGACATGCTCGTCATCGAGTCGACCTTTCTTGACGAGGACGAGAAACTCGCCGTCGATCACGGGCACTTGACCGCCGGGCAGGCCGCACGCGTCGCCGTCGAGGCGGGCGTCCGCCACCTCGTCCTCACCCACTTCAGCCAGCGCTACCCCGACCCGAGCCTGTACGAACAGCAGGCCCGCGCCGCCGGATACGACGGCGAACTCACCGTCGCCCGCGACCTGTTGCGCGTGCCCCTCCCCAAACGAACCTGA